In Comamonadaceae bacterium OS-1, a single window of DNA contains:
- the yffB gene encoding protein YffB, with the protein MITLYGIPNCDTVKKARVWLDSHALPYTFHDFKKAGVPADRLILWTTRLGWEKVLNRQGTAWRKLDAATQASVVDAASAQAVMLVHTSTVKRPVVEWGGDVLTVGFSPDAWADKIPG; encoded by the coding sequence ATGATTACCCTTTACGGCATCCCCAATTGCGACACGGTCAAAAAGGCCCGCGTCTGGCTCGACAGCCACGCCCTGCCCTATACCTTCCACGACTTCAAAAAGGCTGGCGTACCCGCCGACCGGCTCATCCTTTGGACCACCCGGCTGGGCTGGGAGAAAGTGCTGAACCGCCAGGGCACAGCCTGGCGCAAGCTGGACGCGGCCACCCAGGCCAGCGTGGTGGATGCCGCCAGCGCCCAGGCAGTGATGTTGGTGCACACCAGCACAGTCAAGCGCCCGGTGGTGGAATGGGGTGGCGATGTCCTTACAGTGGGCTTTAGCCCGGATGCCTGGGCCGACAAGATTCCCGGTTAA
- the plsY gene encoding putative glycerol-3-phosphate acyltransferase, whose protein sequence is MTTIYPALATLAAYLLGSLSFAVIVSRVMGLSDPRTFGSKNPGATNVLRSGSKPAAIATLLLDGVKGWLPVALVGWYGAPYGLEEGTIALVGLAAFLGHLYPVFFKFVGGKGVATALGVLLGIHPLLGLVAMLTWLLVAFIFRFSSLASLVATALAPVVYVLGSGGAWYSETPVLISICVMGALLFYRHRENIVRLLGGKESRLGKGKKPA, encoded by the coding sequence TTGACCACGATTTACCCTGCTCTTGCCACCTTGGCCGCCTACTTGCTGGGCTCGCTGTCGTTTGCCGTCATCGTCAGCCGGGTGATGGGCCTGAGCGACCCGCGCACCTTTGGCAGCAAAAACCCCGGGGCTACCAACGTGCTGCGCTCGGGCAGCAAGCCCGCCGCCATCGCCACCCTGCTGCTGGACGGCGTGAAGGGCTGGCTGCCGGTGGCGCTGGTGGGCTGGTACGGCGCGCCCTACGGCCTGGAAGAAGGCACCATCGCCCTGGTCGGGCTGGCGGCATTTCTGGGCCACCTGTACCCTGTCTTCTTCAAGTTCGTGGGCGGCAAGGGTGTGGCCACGGCACTGGGTGTGCTGCTGGGCATCCACCCGCTGCTGGGCCTGGTGGCCATGCTGACCTGGCTGCTGGTGGCCTTCATCTTCCGGTTTTCGTCCTTGGCCTCGCTGGTGGCCACGGCCCTGGCCCCGGTGGTCTACGTGCTGGGCAGCGGTGGGGCCTGGTACAGCGAAACGCCCGTGCTCATCTCCATCTGCGTAATGGGCGCGCTGCTGTTCTACCGGCACCGCGAGAACATCGTGCGCCTGCTGGGCGGCAAGGAATCCCGCCTGGGCAAGGGCAAAAAGCCCGCCTGA
- the cvpA gene encoding colicin V production protein, producing MLNSVALLDWAVLAILLMSLLLGAVRGLVYEVLSVLGWMAAFVAAQWFAADVAAKLPMGTASATLRFAAGFVLVFVAAAFAAGLIARLIKTLVQAVGLRPVDRVLGAVFGLLRGVILVLIGGVVVHLTGMHQGAWWQESRSAGVVTDVLHTSRPLLPEAFSKFLP from the coding sequence GTGCTGAATTCCGTGGCGCTGCTGGATTGGGCAGTGCTGGCTATTTTGCTGATGTCGCTGTTGCTGGGCGCGGTGCGTGGGCTGGTCTACGAGGTGCTGTCGGTGCTGGGCTGGATGGCAGCTTTTGTGGCGGCCCAGTGGTTTGCCGCCGATGTGGCCGCCAAGCTGCCCATGGGCACGGCCTCGGCCACGCTGCGGTTTGCGGCGGGCTTTGTGCTGGTATTTGTGGCGGCGGCGTTTGCCGCGGGGTTGATCGCCCGTTTGATCAAAACGCTGGTGCAGGCCGTGGGCCTGCGACCGGTGGACCGCGTGCTGGGGGCTGTGTTTGGCCTGCTGCGCGGTGTCATTTTGGTGTTGATCGGCGGTGTCGTCGTCCACCTGACCGGCATGCACCAGGGTGCATGGTGGCAAGAATCGCGCAGCGCTGGTGTGGTCACCGACGTGCTGCACACCTCCCGGCCTTTGTTGCCGGAGGCTTTTTCAAAATTTTTACCATGA
- the ppnP gene encoding pyrimidine/purine nucleoside phosphorylase → MTTTHIPSVTVTTQASVYFDGKCISHGVTFADGTKKSVGVILPATLTFNTGAPEIMEGVGGSCEYMLAGTDVWVKSGEGETFSVAGNTSFQIRVTAPYHYICHFG, encoded by the coding sequence ATGACCACCACCCACATCCCCAGCGTCACCGTCACCACCCAGGCCAGCGTCTACTTCGACGGCAAGTGCATCAGCCACGGCGTGACCTTTGCCGATGGCACCAAGAAGAGCGTGGGCGTGATCCTGCCCGCCACGCTGACCTTCAACACCGGCGCGCCCGAGATCATGGAAGGCGTGGGCGGCAGCTGCGAATACATGCTGGCAGGAACGGATGTGTGGGTGAAGTCGGGCGAAGGCGAAACCTTCAGCGTGGCGGGCAATACCAGCTTCCAGATCCGCGTGACAGCCCCCTACCACTACATCTGCCATTTTGGTTGA
- the folC gene encoding dihydrofolate synthase/folylpolyglutamate synthase has translation MQTLNDWLAHCERLHPTTIELGLDRVRTVAQRMGLALTCPVITVAGTNGKGSTCAMLEAILLQSGYRTGVYTSPHLVHFEERCRIGGEIAGAADFVAHFAAVESARGDISLSYFEFSTLAILRLMAQSQLDVAILEVGLGGRLDAVNIIDTDCAIITSVDLDHMEFLGTTREAIGFEKAGIMRAGKPVVVSDPMPPQSVLDHAQAIGADLWRFGEDFNFSGDKQQWGWAGRGRRYAGLGYPGLRGANQLMNASGVLAALTALREQLPITAQAVRTGLSMVELPGRFQIVPGQPTLVLDVAHNPHAVAALAANLDAMGFYPTTHAVFGAMADKDLLPMLARIGPLIDRWYFTDMPTPRAATAAHLQTQWLAQNTRKDASSSVHTDPMQALHAAIAAADPADRIVVFGSFYTVGGVLEGGIPRLTAKHLGS, from the coding sequence ATGCAAACCCTGAACGACTGGCTGGCGCACTGCGAACGGCTCCATCCCACCACCATCGAGCTCGGCCTGGACCGCGTTCGCACCGTAGCCCAGCGCATGGGCCTGGCGCTGACCTGCCCCGTCATCACCGTGGCGGGCACCAACGGCAAGGGCTCCACCTGCGCCATGCTGGAGGCCATCCTGCTGCAGTCGGGCTACCGCACGGGGGTCTACACCTCGCCGCACCTGGTGCATTTTGAAGAACGCTGCCGGATTGGCGGCGAGATTGCCGGTGCTGCGGATTTCGTAGCGCACTTTGCAGCGGTGGAGAGCGCAAGAGGCGATATTTCCCTCAGCTATTTTGAATTTTCAACCCTGGCGATACTGCGCTTGATGGCGCAGTCCCAGCTGGACGTGGCGATTCTGGAAGTGGGCCTGGGTGGGCGGCTGGATGCCGTCAACATCATCGACACCGACTGCGCCATCATCACCAGCGTGGACCTGGACCACATGGAGTTTCTGGGCACCACCCGCGAAGCCATCGGCTTCGAGAAGGCCGGCATCATGCGCGCGGGCAAGCCGGTGGTGGTCAGCGACCCCATGCCGCCGCAAAGCGTGCTGGACCATGCCCAGGCCATCGGTGCCGACCTGTGGCGCTTTGGCGAAGACTTCAACTTCTCGGGCGACAAGCAGCAGTGGGGCTGGGCCGGGCGCGGGCGGCGTTACGCGGGCCTGGGCTACCCCGGGCTGCGCGGGGCGAACCAGCTGATGAACGCCTCCGGCGTGCTGGCGGCGCTGACCGCGCTGCGCGAACAGTTGCCGATTACCGCCCAGGCGGTGCGCACCGGCTTGTCCATGGTCGAGCTGCCAGGCCGCTTCCAGATCGTGCCCGGCCAGCCCACCCTGGTGCTGGACGTGGCCCACAACCCGCACGCGGTGGCAGCGCTGGCGGCCAACCTGGACGCGATGGGCTTTTACCCCACCACCCACGCGGTGTTCGGAGCCATGGCCGACAAGGACCTGCTGCCCATGCTGGCACGCATCGGCCCATTGATCGACCGCTGGTATTTCACCGACATGCCCACCCCCCGCGCGGCCACGGCTGCGCACTTGCAAACCCAGTGGCTGGCCCAAAATACCCGTAAAGATGCATCCAGTTCGGTGCACACCGACCCCATGCAGGCACTGCATGCGGCCATCGCCGCCGCAGACCCCGCTGATAGAATCGTGGTCTTTGGCTCGTTTTATACGGTTGGTGGGGTGCTGGAGGGCGGCATTCCCCGGCTGACCGCCAAACACCTCGGCTCCTGA
- the dedD gene encoding cell division protein DedD, which produces MAFFKFRSQGDDPSAGPAETIDGMRRRARHRLIGAALLVLVGVVGFPLLFDTQPRPVAGDIAIDIPDKAKVKPLSVGTVKVEKAVETDAPVVAAAAPEPKVSTESSLDPKEEVVAPRPVPKVEKPVKPEPKPEVKPEPKPEAKPAHKPEDDAAKARALLDGKAAADAGDGRFIVQVGAFADADKAREARSKLERAGLKTYTQVVDTKDGPRTRVRVGPFTGKAEAEKAASKIKGLALSASILAL; this is translated from the coding sequence ATGGCTTTTTTCAAGTTCCGTTCCCAGGGCGATGACCCGTCGGCAGGTCCCGCTGAAACCATCGACGGCATGCGCCGCCGCGCCCGGCACCGCCTGATTGGCGCAGCCCTGCTGGTGCTGGTGGGCGTGGTCGGCTTCCCGCTGCTGTTCGACACCCAGCCGCGCCCGGTAGCGGGCGACATCGCCATCGACATCCCCGACAAAGCCAAGGTCAAGCCGCTGAGCGTGGGCACGGTCAAGGTCGAAAAGGCGGTGGAAACCGACGCGCCCGTGGTGGCTGCCGCTGCCCCAGAACCAAAGGTATCGACCGAATCCAGTCTCGACCCCAAAGAAGAAGTCGTGGCCCCCCGGCCCGTGCCCAAGGTGGAAAAGCCCGTCAAGCCAGAGCCGAAACCTGAAGTTAAGCCTGAGCCCAAGCCCGAAGCCAAGCCGGCCCACAAGCCCGAAGACGACGCAGCCAAGGCCCGCGCCCTGTTGGATGGCAAGGCCGCTGCCGACGCAGGCGATGGCCGTTTCATCGTCCAGGTGGGTGCCTTTGCCGATGCCGACAAGGCCCGCGAAGCCCGTTCCAAGCTGGAGCGCGCGGGCTTGAAAACCTATACCCAGGTCGTAGATACCAAGGACGGCCCGCGGACCCGGGTGCGGGTAGGCCCGTTCACCGGCAAGGCAGAGGCCGAAAAAGCCGCCAGCAAGATCAAGGGACTGGCTTTGTCCGCCTCGATCCTGGCCTTGTAG
- the tas gene encoding protein tas, protein MKKIQLGQSDLQVTAVCLGTMTFGEQVDEAHAHAILDRALERGVNFVDTAEMYSVPARAETYGATETTLGHWFRQNPGARQKTVLATKVAGPARGMGWIRNGSPDLTRAEIIDACHGSLHRLHTDVIDLYQIHWPVRHVPAFGGVYFDPEKDLPVSSIHEQLEALASLVKQGKVRNIGLSNETPYGVHEFVRLAEQHGLPRVASVQNPYCLINRTVENGLDETLYRLGVSLLAYSPLGFGLLTGKYDASGTTGPDAPAGRMSRFESMRKQRWGRPESLEAACRYNALARANGMTPTQMALAFCHSKWQVASTIIGVTSVAQLDECLDAWGKTLPSALLAEIDKIRWELRDPAQ, encoded by the coding sequence ATGAAAAAAATCCAACTCGGTCAAAGCGACCTGCAAGTCACCGCCGTTTGCCTGGGCACCATGACCTTTGGCGAGCAGGTGGATGAAGCACACGCCCACGCCATCCTCGACCGTGCGCTGGAGCGCGGCGTGAACTTTGTGGACACGGCCGAGATGTATTCGGTGCCCGCCCGCGCCGAAACCTACGGTGCTACCGAAACCACCCTGGGCCATTGGTTCCGACAAAACCCCGGCGCGCGGCAAAAGACCGTGCTGGCCACCAAGGTGGCGGGCCCGGCGCGCGGCATGGGCTGGATCCGCAACGGCAGCCCCGACCTGACCCGCGCCGAGATCATCGATGCCTGCCACGGCAGCCTGCACCGCTTGCACACCGACGTGATCGATCTCTACCAGATCCACTGGCCGGTGCGCCATGTGCCCGCGTTTGGCGGCGTGTACTTCGACCCGGAAAAAGACCTGCCGGTCTCCAGCATCCACGAGCAGCTCGAAGCCCTGGCCTCGCTGGTCAAGCAGGGCAAGGTTCGCAACATCGGCCTGTCCAACGAAACCCCGTATGGCGTGCACGAGTTTGTGCGCCTGGCCGAGCAGCATGGCCTGCCACGCGTGGCCAGCGTGCAGAACCCTTACTGCCTGATCAACCGCACGGTAGAAAATGGTCTGGACGAAACCCTGTACCGCCTGGGCGTGTCGCTGCTGGCCTACTCGCCACTGGGCTTTGGCCTGTTGACCGGCAAATACGATGCCTCCGGTACCACCGGCCCGGACGCTCCCGCGGGCCGCATGTCCCGGTTCGAGTCGATGCGCAAGCAGCGCTGGGGCCGCCCCGAGTCGCTGGAGGCCGCGTGCCGCTACAACGCCCTGGCCCGCGCCAACGGCATGACCCCCACCCAAATGGCGCTGGCGTTTTGCCACTCCAAATGGCAGGTGGCCAGCACCATCATCGGGGTCACCTCGGTGGCGCAGCTGGACGAATGCCTGGACGCCTGGGGCAAAACCCTGCCGAGCGCGCTGCTGGCCGAAATCGACAAGATCCGCTGGGAACTGCGCGACCCGGCACAGTAA
- the oleB gene encoding cis-3-alkyl-4-alkyloxetan-2-one decarboxylase, translating to MYAIQRPSRSEFIPIRTISYHVRQWGQPLPDQPPLVLLHGWMDVAASYQFMVDALVQDRHILAPDWRGFGQTGSGGADSFWFPDYLADLDFLLNHYAPGQAVDLVGHSMGGHVAMLYAGVRPERIRRLVNLEGFGMPATKPSQAPGRLAQWMDGLHSLHQGEMRLKTYPDLRGVASRLVKTNPRLPLDKAEWLAQHWSQPTIQNDGTRPWQILGDPAHKLRNAQLFRVDETLAVYQRITAPTLSVEASDDSLARWGLGYTLAEYHQRLQSVPQATVAVVQDAGHMLHHDQPEALAQLVEGFLAN from the coding sequence ATGTACGCCATCCAACGCCCCTCGCGCAGCGAGTTCATCCCCATCCGCACCATTTCTTACCACGTACGCCAATGGGGCCAGCCCCTCCCTGACCAGCCGCCGCTGGTGCTGCTGCACGGCTGGATGGACGTGGCGGCCAGCTACCAGTTCATGGTGGATGCCCTGGTGCAAGACCGCCACATCCTGGCCCCCGACTGGCGCGGCTTTGGCCAGACCGGCAGCGGCGGGGCCGACAGCTTCTGGTTCCCCGACTACCTGGCCGACCTGGACTTTCTGCTGAACCACTACGCCCCCGGCCAGGCGGTGGATTTGGTGGGCCACAGCATGGGCGGCCACGTGGCCATGTTGTACGCGGGTGTGCGCCCCGAGCGCATCCGCCGCCTGGTGAACCTGGAAGGCTTTGGCATGCCCGCCACCAAGCCGTCCCAGGCACCGGGCCGCCTTGCCCAGTGGATGGACGGCCTGCACAGCCTGCACCAGGGCGAGATGCGCCTGAAAACCTACCCCGACCTGCGCGGCGTGGCCAGCCGCCTGGTCAAGACCAACCCCCGCCTGCCCCTGGACAAGGCCGAGTGGCTGGCCCAGCACTGGTCGCAGCCCACCATCCAGAACGACGGCACCCGGCCCTGGCAGATCCTGGGCGACCCGGCCCACAAGCTGCGCAACGCCCAGCTCTTTCGCGTCGATGAAACGCTGGCCGTGTACCAGCGCATCACCGCGCCCACGCTGTCGGTGGAAGCCTCCGACGACAGCCTGGCCCGCTGGGGCCTGGGCTACACCCTGGCCGAGTACCACCAGCGCCTGCAGTCGGTGCCCCAGGCCACGGTGGCGGTCGTCCAGGACGCGGGACACATGCTGCACCACGACCAGCCAGAAGCCTTGGCGCAGCTGGTCGAAGGGTTTCTGGCCAATTGA
- the murB gene encoding UDP-N-acetylenolpyruvoylglucosamine reductase yields the protein MLIEKNVPLRGYNSFGIHARAHTLVRIRSEADLLALRADAALQPQPKFVLGGGSNIVITGDVKPLVLKVEVPGKRLVAETDKAWVVEAGAGENWHDFVAWTLDQGYWGLENLALIPGTVGATPVQNIGAYGVELQDRFEALDAVDLSTGDSFTLNAAQCAFGYRDSVFKHQGGMGLEGRALITRVRFHLAKAWKPVLGYLDLEKKMAATGITAPSARQIFDWICEIRRAKLPDPQVLGNAGSFFKNPTVSAEQCADIIAREPRVVYYQLANGTVKLAAGWLIDACGWKGKSVGNAAVYDKQALVLVNRGGAEHPATGGEVMTLAKAIQTSVYERFGIRLEPEPVVV from the coding sequence ATGTTAATCGAGAAAAATGTTCCCCTGCGCGGCTACAACAGCTTTGGCATCCACGCCCGCGCCCACACCCTGGTGCGCATCCGCAGCGAGGCCGATCTGCTGGCGCTGCGCGCCGATGCCGCGCTGCAGCCGCAGCCCAAGTTCGTGCTGGGCGGCGGCAGCAACATCGTCATCACCGGCGACGTGAAGCCCCTGGTGCTCAAGGTGGAAGTGCCCGGCAAGCGCCTGGTGGCCGAGACCGACAAGGCCTGGGTGGTCGAGGCCGGGGCCGGGGAAAACTGGCACGACTTCGTGGCCTGGACCCTGGACCAGGGCTACTGGGGGCTGGAAAACCTGGCCCTCATCCCCGGCACCGTGGGGGCTACGCCGGTGCAGAACATCGGTGCCTACGGTGTGGAGCTGCAAGACCGCTTCGAGGCGCTGGACGCGGTGGATTTGTCCACCGGCGACAGCTTCACCCTGAACGCCGCCCAGTGCGCCTTTGGCTACCGCGATTCGGTCTTCAAGCACCAGGGCGGCATGGGTCTGGAGGGCAGGGCGCTGATCACCCGCGTGCGTTTCCACCTGGCCAAGGCCTGGAAACCCGTGCTGGGCTACCTCGATCTGGAAAAGAAAATGGCCGCCACCGGCATCACCGCGCCCAGCGCGCGCCAGATCTTTGACTGGATCTGCGAGATCCGCCGCGCCAAGCTGCCCGACCCGCAGGTGCTGGGCAACGCGGGCAGCTTCTTCAAGAACCCCACCGTCAGCGCCGAGCAGTGCGCCGACATCATCGCCCGCGAGCCCCGCGTGGTGTATTACCAGCTGGCCAACGGCACCGTGAAGCTGGCCGCCGGCTGGCTGATCGATGCCTGTGGCTGGAAGGGCAAGTCGGTGGGCAACGCCGCCGTGTACGACAAACAGGCCCTGGTGCTGGTCAACCGCGGCGGGGCCGAGCACCCGGCCACCGGCGGCGAGGTGATGACGCTGGCCAAAGCCATCCAGACCAGCGTCTACGAGCGCTTCGGCATCCGCCTGGAGCCTGAACCCGTGGTCGTTTAA
- the hpcD gene encoding 5-carboxymethyl-2-hydroxymuconate Delta-isomerase, whose product MPHLVILYTGQLDAPAAQGGSDITQLCRSLADTMLGVLDDAGKQLFPTGGTRVLAYPAAHYAVADGKGDYAFVYLNLRMGKGRSEATQQRAGEALLACTRAHFAPIFEQRPIGITLQIDVGPEVFDGKYNNLHPLFQKN is encoded by the coding sequence ATGCCGCACCTCGTCATCCTCTATACAGGTCAACTCGACGCACCCGCCGCCCAGGGCGGTAGCGACATCACCCAACTCTGCCGCAGCCTGGCAGACACCATGCTGGGAGTGCTGGACGACGCGGGCAAGCAGCTGTTTCCCACCGGCGGCACGCGCGTGCTGGCCTACCCGGCGGCGCACTACGCGGTGGCCGATGGCAAGGGGGACTATGCGTTTGTCTACCTGAACCTGCGCATGGGCAAGGGCCGCAGCGAGGCCACCCAGCAGCGCGCGGGCGAGGCCCTGCTGGCCTGTACCCGGGCGCATTTCGCCCCCATTTTTGAGCAGCGCCCCATCGGCATCACGCTGCAGATCGACGTGGGCCCCGAGGTGTTTGACGGCAAATACAACAACCTGCACCCGCTGTTCCAGAAGAACTAG
- the ybaK gene encoding Cys-tRNA(Pro)/Cys-tRNA(Cys) deacylase YbaK: MAKTAHISETPATQFLKAQGVAFTEHPYTYLEHGGAQHSAEVLGLDPFTVVKTLVMEDEHAKPLIVLMHGNRAVSLKNLARQIGCKSVAPCKPEVANRHSGYLVGGTSPFATRKTMPVYIEAAILELPRIAINGGRRGYLVGLDPQVCVRLLNAKPVDCAIPL; this comes from the coding sequence ATGGCCAAGACTGCGCACATTTCGGAAACCCCGGCCACCCAGTTCCTCAAGGCGCAGGGCGTGGCTTTTACCGAGCACCCCTATACCTACCTGGAGCACGGCGGTGCCCAGCACAGTGCCGAGGTGCTGGGGCTGGACCCGTTCACCGTCGTCAAAACCCTGGTGATGGAAGACGAGCACGCCAAGCCGCTGATCGTGCTGATGCACGGCAACCGCGCCGTGTCGCTGAAGAACCTGGCGCGGCAGATCGGCTGCAAATCGGTGGCGCCCTGCAAGCCCGAGGTGGCGAACCGGCACAGCGGCTACCTGGTGGGCGGCACCTCGCCGTTTGCCACCCGCAAAACCATGCCGGTGTACATCGAAGCCGCCATATTGGAGCTGCCCCGCATCGCCATCAACGGCGGACGGCGCGGCTACCTGGTGGGGCTGGACCCGCAGGTGTGCGTGCGTCTATTGAATGCAAAGCCGGTGGATTGCGCCATTCCACTGTGA